A window of Torulaspora globosa chromosome 8, complete sequence contains these coding sequences:
- the RSC9 gene encoding Rsc9p (ancestral locus Anc_8.866) encodes MSAFSANSPTPGGVDSPISGAGAPGDEFRNGEEEASNGNMFMNLLPIPIKVSRDQSSGMTTAATTKSLQYSLGNLAVFQNLPRETSRGVDDLTRMKMAIMSGIPEEVKWALKKYLAYSNKAPYMISLKDLPELLPLFKKFIRDLEPLIERFDEPLMGDSEALDYLQTGLNSILILRNLAQDSESVQVLVSDKYIKELVLHVLQKFELVATADPNWQVFESNASFFNELTHYVLDIMEAISSYIAPAKKDDMYFQTLLSLFNYTKDRYMVISILRSLSRLLVRSAADEESAADNLDQQTLSKIVSFLIIECDSELMTAALDFLYQYILPGSQRIALLLGDSHRFSILTAILPKLLTYNINKPDYSILDKTPIKLIKRLRPPAPTVAPDLDKELFEQILAMNEPMRSTTWLKCCFEPVVDAEFTQINLWRAYESKFAQPVRESGRKLLPAVEFIKNVSNAFSEASAMVITDSSTGKKRFVMKGIQPRPKPLRIPEAEVAAKHPLPPLQSKFLNNATNIVPARQEQLPEVRFPAKLSEVSKAATTFLCLLSNEPEGPGSEFCKVIKPVVLHKLADVPPLSCALSEYMDNTPGL; translated from the coding sequence ATGAGTGCGTTTTCTGCAAACTCACCCACACCAGGTGGTGTGGACAGTCCAATATCCGGAGCTGGGGCGCCTGGTGATGAGTTTCGTAACGGGGAAGAGGAGGCAAGTAACGGTAACATGTTCATGAATTTGCTGCCGATTCCAATCAAGGTATCTCGGGACCAGTCGAGCGGCATGACTACAGCAGCTACCACAAAATCGTTGCAGTATTCATTGGGTAACCTGGCCGTTTTCCAGAATTTGCCTCGAGAGACGAGCCGTGGTGTGGACGACTTGACCAGAATGAAGATGGCGATCATGAGTGGGATTCCGGAAGAAGTGAAATGGGCTCTGAAGAAATACCTGGCTTACAGTAATAAGGCACCCTACATGATTAGTCTTAAGGATCTGCCAGAACTTCTGCcacttttcaagaaattcaTTCGCGACCTGGAGCCCCTGATAGAGCGTTTTGATGAGCCTCTGATGGGTGATAGCGAAGCGCTAGACTACCTCCAGACTGGTCTGAACAGCATACTTATCTTGAGGAACCTGGCTCAGGACTCGGAATCGGTGCAAGTGCTCGTTTCTGATAAGTACATCAAAGAACTAGTATTGCATGTGCTTCAAAAGTTTGAATTAGTTGCCACTGCGGATCCCAATTGGCAGGTTTTCGAATCTAACGCTTCTTTTTTCAACGAATTAACGCATTACGTTCTGGACATCATGGAGGCTATCTCCTCTTATATTGCACCTGCTAAGAAGGATGACATGTATTTCCAGACCTTATTGTCCCTGTTCAACTATACTAAGGATCGCTACATGGTGATATCAATACTGAGGTCGCTGTCGCGACTGCTAGTCAGGTCTGCAGCCGACGAAGAAAGTGCAGCGGATAATCTCGATCAACAGACTTTATCCAAAATTGTTTCCTTTTTGATCATTGAGTGCGACTCAGAGCTGATGACTGCAGCTCTGGACTTTCTCTACCAATACATCCTGCCTGGCTCTCAAAGAATTGCTTTACTCCTTGGTGATTCACACAGATTCTCTATTTTGACGGCGATTCTACCGAAGTTGCTCACATACAATATTAATAAGCCAGATTATTCTATTCTCGATAAAACGCCAATCAAATTAATAAAAAGATTGAGACCACCAGCGCCTACTGTAGCGCCCGATCTCGATAAGGAGCTTTTTGAACAAATCCTGGCAATGAACGAACCAATGAGGTCCACGACATGGTTAAAATGCTGTTTTGAGCCTGTCGTTGACGCAGAGTTCACTCAAATTAATCTGTGGCGTGCATACGAATCAAAGTTTGCTCAGCCCGTTCGCGAATCTGGCAGGAAACTGTTGCCAGCAGTTGAATTTATTAAAAATGTCTCTAACGCGTTCAGCGAAGCATCTGCAATGGTCATCACAGACTCCTCCACGGGAAAGAAACGTTTTGTTATGAAAGGCATTCAACCAAGACCAAAACCTTTGAGAATCCCTGAAGCAGAAGTAGCAGCAAAACATCCTCTTCCACCGCTGCAgtcaaagttcttgaacaacgCAACTAACATCGTACCTGCTAGGCAAGAACAGCTCCCGGAGGTACGATTTCCAGCAAAGCTGTCCGAAGTTTCCAAGGCCGCTACCACGTTTTTATGCCTCTTATCTAATGAACCCGAGGGCCCCGGGTCAGAGTTCTGCAAAGTCATCAAGCCAGTGGTCTTGCACAAACTCGCCGATGTTCCACCTTTAAGTTGCGCTCTTTCAGAGTACATGGACAACACACCAGGCCTTTGA
- the MSC1 gene encoding double-strand break repair enhancer MSC1 (ancestral locus Anc_8.867), which yields MRFSLVSLCAVVAGAVVAENFEVDFEGWTHNDLKQYVQDHSKKLENLGSKTMEELKAELAERWQKNAQPKPWWQIWPAHKDAYLGEGVPSSLISEWLFETWPEQDLRKFLDRNNVKYEAKASRNQLIKAAKDNFHQLSKRLGCSGFYPSEEYFGDWSEEDLKKWLGEYDIPYEKIENNRDALLDKVRENIYHASKLEEERRSELLSSLDLANKQITDKAGEIKDDVFNSWSTESLKQWLLSHKVAVDEKVADNRDELVKLAKRQINYLKDDLEWYTNYMKKKSSRFICKTPEYVASVWGQTVGKLGNKMGSFFGYYRDKTGDAINDAFLVGLDSWSRDRLKTYLDVRGVKYHMLSTNNELRRLAVENRNKPLRRLQENYNKLTEGLTYDSMKDWAQHKAEKIQDSDAYSSMTSSVDSLNKDTQKWANDFTKKWSDSLSSWSVDDLKSYLKSFGVDTSSLTKEDLVETARLKTQLFFGTFNEPWYSRWWYKTRFYLRHPFRLFV from the coding sequence ATGAGGTTTAGCTTAGTTTCACTGTGTGCCGTAGTGGCAGGTGCTGTGGTGGCGGAGAATTTCGAGGTTGACTTTGAAGGTTGGACGCATAATGATTTGAAACAGTACGTACAGGATCATAGtaagaagctggagaatttGGGATCCAAGACTATGGAAGAGCTGAAGGCGGAGCTGGCCGAGAGATGGCAGAAGAACGCGCAACCAAAGCCTTGGTGGCAGATTTGGCCCGCTCACAAGGACGCATATCTGGGTGAAGGTGTACCCAGCTCGTTGATCTCTGAATGGCTCTTTGAGACATGGCCCGAGCAGGACTTGCGCAAATTTTTGGACCGCAATAACGTGAAGTACGAGGCCAAGGCCTCGCGGAATCAGTTGATCAAGGCCGCCAAGGACAACTTCCACCAATTGTCCAAAAGGCTGGGATGCTCAGGATTTTACCCCTCGGAGGAGTACTTTGGCGATTGGAGCGAagaagacttgaagaagtggttGGGGGAGTACGACATCCCATACGAGAAGATCGAGAACAACAGGGACGCGCTCTTGGACAAGGTCAGGGAGAACATCTACCATGCCTCGAAActggaagaggaaaggAGATCGGAGCTCTTGAGCTCGCTTGATCTCGCCAACAAGCAGATCACTGATAAAGCCGGGGAGATCAAGGATGATGTATTCAATTCTTGGTCCACcgagagcttgaagcagTGGCTCTTGTCGCACAAGGTGGCTGTTGACGAAAAGGTGGCAGATAACCGGGATGAGCTTGTCAAGTTGGCCAAGCGACAGATCAACTACCTCAAGGATGACCTTGAGTGGTACACAAATTacatgaagaagaagtctAGCCGTTTTATCTGCAAGACACCAGAGTATGTAGCCTCGGTGTGGGGTCAGACGGTTGGTAAGCTAGGCAATAAAATGGGCAGCTTCTTTGGTTACTACAGAGACAAGACCGGCGACGCGATCAATGACGCTTTCTTGGTCGGTCTGGACAGCTGGTCCAGAGACCGTCTAAAGACTTACTTAGATGTGCGTGGCGTCAAATACCACATGCTATCTACCAACAACGAGCTGCGCAGATTGGCCGTGGAAAATAGGAACAAGCCTTTGAGACGTCTGCAGGAGAACTACAACAAGCTGACCGAGGGCTTGACCTACGATAGCATGAAGGACTGGGCGCAGCACAAGGCGGAGAAAATCCAGGATTCCGATGCCTACAGTTCGATGACCAGCAGCGTCGACTCCTTGAATAAGGACACCCAAAAATGGGCCAACGACTTCACCAAGAAATGGTCTGACTCTCTATCCTCGTGGTCCGTCGACGACTTGAAGAGCtatttgaagagcttcgGTGTGGACACCTCCAGCTTGACCAAGGAAGACCTTGTCGAGACGGCTAGGTTGAAGACacagctcttcttcggCACCTTCAACGAGCCCTGGTACAGCAGGTGGTGGTACAAGACCCGCTTCTACTTGAGACATCCCTTCCGCCTGTTTGTATGA
- the COX14 gene encoding Cox14p (ancestral locus Anc_8.868) has translation MSKYAWYTRVTDAVHRLTVLTIVGGSMYMAGGLVYTLYKNGSKYEKQVTQQKDESSELSQLEGAASSAE, from the coding sequence ATGTCGAAGTATGCTTGGTACACTAGGGTGACTGACGCGGTCCATCGGTTGACCGTGCTGACGATCGTCGGTGGTTCAATGTACATGGCCGGCGGACTGGTTTATACGTTGTACAAGAACGGTAGCAAATATGAAAAGCAAGTGACCCAACAGAAGGATGAGTCGAGCGAATTGAGCCAGCTAGAGGGtgcagcttcttctgccGAGTAA
- a CDS encoding uncharacterized protein (ancestral locus Anc_8.869), whose product MSDYKGHLFNKEAILEWLLTPGREDYTKAQIAKFSHIRRLDDVVELHGVKEHANTLKCEYGDVALGEASAKLVYLVPCGDVLPRQVLSDGRCPQCGASYQETDVIAINSSSAKVIKSLKDRMTRLQQEMRHHNGKLRRKLKPKPERMEEAPPNKIRKL is encoded by the coding sequence ATGAGCGATTACAAGGGCCATCTGTTCAACAAAGAGGCCATACTCGAGTGGCTGCTCACGCCAGGAAGAGAGGACTACACCAAAGCCCAGATCGCTAAGTTTTCTCACATCAGGAGACTGGACGACGTCGTTGAACTGCATGGCGTGAAAGAGCATGCCAATACGCTCAAGTGCGAATACGGCGATGTCGCACTTGGCGAAGCCTCCGCCAAACTCGTGTACCTGGTGCCCTGCGGCGACGTGCTGCCGCGCCAGGTGCTATCAGATGGTCGCTGCCCGCAGTGCGGAGCGTCCTACCAGGAGACAGACGTCATCGCGATCAATTCCTCCTCTGCCAAGGTTATCAAATCGCTGAAAGACAGGATGACCAGGCTGCAGCAAGAGATGAGACACCACAACGGCAAACTGAGAAGGAAGCTCAAACCGAAGCCTGAGCGTATGGAGGAGGCTCCGCCAAACAAGATAAGAAAACTCTGA